Proteins encoded by one window of Candidatus Binatia bacterium:
- a CDS encoding HIT domain-containing protein, with product MAYVGAPQPPGCIFCHAATTPDRRGALVLVQQPVLVLLNRFPYTGGHLMVAPRAHHGDFATLSAEQATLLSDVLQRAVALLRETMQPQGLNIGMNQGAAGGAGIVDHLHWHVVPRWVGDTNFMPMLAEVRVIPEHLEATYDRLAPGFAALEAG from the coding sequence ATGGCCTACGTCGGGGCGCCTCAGCCTCCCGGCTGCATCTTCTGTCACGCCGCGACGACGCCGGACCGCCGCGGCGCGCTGGTGCTGGTGCAGCAACCTGTCCTCGTTCTGCTTAACCGCTTTCCCTATACCGGTGGCCATCTGATGGTGGCCCCCCGCGCTCATCACGGCGACTTCGCCACGCTGAGTGCCGAGCAGGCCACCCTCTTGTCGGACGTCTTGCAGCGGGCGGTGGCGCTTCTGCGCGAGACCATGCAACCACAAGGTCTGAACATCGGCATGAATCAGGGGGCCGCCGGTGGCGCCGGTATCGTCGATCACTTGCACTGGCACGTCGTCCCGCGCTGGGTGGGCGACACCAACTTTATGCCGATGCTCGCCGAGGTGCGCGTCATTCCCGAGCACCTCGAGGCGACCTACGACCGGCTCGCCCCCGGATTCGCGGCGCTCGAAGCCGGTTGA
- a CDS encoding integration host factor subunit beta, producing the protein MTKRGLIEEVVKRYPQYSRRDAEVMVNAVFGSMAEALRRDERIEIRGFGSFVVKRRRAREGRNPKTGMTVAVAAKRVPFFKVGKELRLRVDGQPAEVGAES; encoded by the coding sequence ATGACGAAGCGCGGCCTCATCGAGGAGGTCGTCAAACGCTACCCGCAATACTCCCGGCGCGATGCCGAGGTAATGGTCAACGCGGTCTTTGGGAGCATGGCGGAGGCGCTGCGACGAGACGAGCGTATCGAGATCCGCGGGTTCGGCAGCTTCGTGGTCAAACGGCGCCGCGCCCGCGAGGGTCGCAATCCGAAGACCGGCATGACGGTTGCGGTGGCCGCCAAGCGCGTGCCGTTCTTCAAGGTTGGCAAGGAACTCCGCTTGCGCGTCGACGGGCAGCCCGCTGAGGTGGGCGCGGAGAGTTGA